The Zingiber officinale cultivar Zhangliang chromosome 2A, Zo_v1.1, whole genome shotgun sequence genomic sequence AGATTGCCAAACCATTCTACCTGTTGCTCCCAATCAGTTTTGATAGTCATTCTGATAAGTATGAGTATTTGCACTGCTGACCCGCACAGAGTTCCAATCCAAATGCCCTGTGAATCACAGAGCATGCAGAGAACCAAAGTTATCATTTCATGTAAAGAATTCTGATTTGTCGATTTGATGTATGCCGCACTACCTTGACATGCAAGTCGGTCTTGCATCCGAGAATGATCCCCAAAGGGAAGCCGATGATGTAGAAGCACACTAAGTTCACATAAGCCACGGCACTTTGATAGCCAGCACCGATCGCTGCACCTGCAGGCGATCATGTCCGGAAGTGATTGATTAATTGCTGGCCAGTGGCCACGGAAGATCTAGTTTGGCGGGCGTTTGGGGGGAAGAAATTAAATCCATGGCCGGCACACTACTGACCTGAAAGTACTGTCTGAAAAATGCAGGGCAGAACAGAGAGCACCAGCAGAAGGTGCATGCTGGACACGTACTTTGCCACCTCCTCGCTGTCGGTGAAGAGGTAAGAGACTCTCTTGCCGATGATGAGGAACAGAACGAGGAAGAAGCAGCCGACGATCGACGAGTTCAGCGTCGCTACCTTGATGGCGAACTTGGCAGATTTAGCACTCCCCTTGCCGAGCTCGTTCGATACGCGAACACTTGACACCGACACGAACAGAGCAAGCAGAGATGCATGAGATTTGgaaatagaagaagaaggaggaggaggacatGGATAAAAGTATATATATGTGCACCCTGTGGCGGTCAACAAGCCCAGCATCATCATCAGCGCCCATGTGGAGATATTAATGCTGGGATTTGAGGAAGGACAGGCAGTGAGTTAATAATTAGGGCTTTTAATTTGATAGAACTATCGAATGGGAGAATCGAGGAGACGATGTCTACCATATAGACAAAGCGGCGAGGGAAGTCTTGGCGTTTTTCATGTACCCTGCCAAGAACACGACGGCGGCGTTGTTCCATATTTGCAAACTGCGCGCAGAGAAAAGGCAGGCCACTCATGATTCGTGTCAGTCCACCGTGCGAGGGGAGAGGGAGTTGGCTTACCAGATCATTATGCCAGAAGACACGGAGAGCTTGAGCACCGGCAGCAGCTCGCGGAAGGCTTCCCTGCTGAAGCCCGTCCAGGTCAGCGAGCACCAGCCGCCGCCCACGTAGATGAACTCGCCGAGGACCATAGTCCAGCCGTAGGCGTTCAGCGAGGCTGCAGCTCCGGCGACTCCCCAATTGAGCTTGACAACGGCGATCCAGGAGAGCAACatgtggaggaagaaggagggcAGGGCCAGCAGTGCGATGACGAAGTTCTTGAGCTGGGATTGCAGGAACATCTGCATGGAAATGAAGAAGACGCTGGAGTAGTGGTAGGGGATGAACATGAGGGCGATGGGGCGGGCGGCATCGGAGAGCTCGTGGGTCTGTCCCAGCGCTTTGAAGAACGGAGGGGCGAAGACGAAGAGGGGGAGGAGCAGGGTGGCCACGGCGCCAAAGACTAACCACGACCGCTGGAGGTAGATGCCCATGGCTCGGTATTTCTTAGCTCCAAACGCTTGACCGCACAGTGTCTCTGTAGCACTGCCCATTCCCACCTGCACTCTCAGTATTGTAAATGAATCACCTCAATTAGTTGAacataatttagataaattttgtgATATGATTTAGGATTAGAGTTGGGCTGAGTTATGAGTAGTGAAGGTGATAGAGctgaaaaaacaaaaaattgtGACAAATATTACGTACCATAATTCCATGGCAAAGTCGGACGACGAGCGATAAAACAAGAGCATAGGAGGCGAGCTCCGTCTCGCCGCAATGGCCTATATATGATTGAGTCACAATAAAGCTACCAAAGGTTGAGAGCCTAATGATCACGGCCGGTCCTCCGATCCTCCACAACTTCTTTGATTCTTCCAACACCTGCCTAACTAAACTTTCTCCTCCTGCAACCTCCTCTACCGGTGCACTCTCCATCACTTTAATCTTAATTGTTCTACCAGAACACTATGTAACTTAGCTAGGCCATTCATTTATACACGCCAACACTTTTTCTCAGATCagattttttgttgttgttatttttttattattattttttaatccaaGTATCTAGCTTTTTTGAAGATAAGTGATCTATCTAATTTCAAGAAAATTTTTCACTGATTATCAAGATAAATCGGAAAATATTAATATAGGCTAATCTAAATATCTAATATTTTTAGATCTATTTCTCATTGGAGAAAAAATATCATACAGTACGTCGTAactaaagttaaaatttaaatcttaaatctCTTAATTATTCAGTGAAGGACTTAACCATTATATAATTATCCGGGGGCAACACTCTATCTCTTTTCGATACCCATCATTGGTTATCGGAAGTGATCACCCATTTAATTCTTAGGATGATGAAAGACATGCAATATATATTAGAAGCTTTTCTAGCAGTGGAATGTCATTGTGGTTGGCACAATCAGCATCTATGTGTTCTTATGTCGTATTTTGTGtccaaattatttttctaaacaacACCTTTTTCATAATTTACAACATGATCGAGCAAGAGTCGATGAGTTTTTCATAGTTGATGGCAATCTTCTCACTCATTGACCTGCAATGACATTAGAAGTGTGTTGGGATTTTTCCTCTAGTGAGAGATAAACATACGAATACTGAGCGTCTGGTGTATTTCTAttagtattttttaatttattttgatcgtcgatgataaatttttacaaaatcaGATGGATCATTTTCAGAATTAATAAGTTCAAATAACAAGATACCTGAATtactataaaaataaataatcagaCAGTAGGCATATGAAGTTGATTGTCCTTTTTCTAAAAGCTTTATTCTCTCAAATCTgcctttaattttttataaagaatAGTCATCACACACTATATTGAAAGTATAATGCGTGGAAGCTTTGTTTGCCATCATACTTTGtaaaaattccatctttagtgTCAAGGTAGATGATCCGTTTAAAAGATGTCTCCTTTAATTGGACGTTCTTGTAATTGGACGCTTTAATGAAAGCTTCTTTCGATAATACGAATGAGTATGCATAGGAGTATGCATAGATGAATACAAGTCAAAAAACGCCGTATTTATATAGTAAGTTACCTCCGATCACTGAAACAAACTCAAAATAATGATGGGCTAACTATGGATTTATTTTCAAGTCATTAATTATTGATGGAATATGATTCCATCGGAAATCAACTACGGACTCCTAATTCCATCGGTGGTTAATGATGAAACCGATATCTCGTCATTAATCAGTTGGTAAATGAAATACGTGATCGAATTCCTATCGGAAATCAACGATGGTATTGAGTTCCCGTTGTTG encodes the following:
- the LOC122042498 gene encoding protein DETOXIFICATION 20-like isoform X1, with amino-acid sequence MESAPVEEVAGGESLVRQVLEESKKLWRIGGPAVIIRLSTFGSFIVTQSYIGHCGETELASYALVLSLVVRLCHGIMVGMGSATETLCGQAFGAKKYRAMGIYLQRSWLVFGAVATLLLPLFVFAPPFFKALGQTHELSDAARPIALMFIPYHYSSVFFISMQMFLQSQLKNFVIALLALPSFFLHMLLSWIAVVKLNWGVAGAAASLNAYGWTMVLGEFIYVGGGWCSLTWTGFSREAFRELLPVLKLSVSSGIMICLQIWNNAAVVFLAGYMKNAKTSLAALSICINISTWALMMMLGLLTATGCTYIYFYPCPPPPSSSISKSHASLLALFVSVSSVRVSNELGKGSAKSAKFAIKVATLNSSIVGCFFLVLFLIIGKRVSYLFTDSEEVAKYVSSMHLLLVLSVLPCIFQTVLSGAAIGAGYQSAVAYVNLVCFYIIGFPLGIILGCKTDLHVKGIWIGTLCGSAVQILILIRMTIKTDWEQQVEIAKARLSRWQVPSSQAEESNDQMI
- the LOC122042498 gene encoding protein DETOXIFICATION 20-like isoform X2 translates to MESAPVEEVAGGESLVRQVLEESKKLWRIGGPAVIIRLSTFGSFIVTQSYIGHCGETELASYALVLSLVVRLCHGIMVGMGSATETLCGQAFGAKKYRAMGIYLQRSWLVFGAVATLLLPLFVFAPPFFKALGQTHELSDAARPIALMFIPYHYSSVFFISMQMFLQSQLKNFVIALLALPSFFLHMLLSWIAVVKLNWGVAGAAASLNAYGWTMVLGEFIYVGGGWCSLTWTGFSREAFRELLPVLKLSVSSGIMICLQIWNNAAVVFLAGYMKNAKTSLAALSICINISTWALMMMLGLLTATGVRVSNELGKGSAKSAKFAIKVATLNSSIVGCFFLVLFLIIGKRVSYLFTDSEEVAKYVSSMHLLLVLSVLPCIFQTVLSGAAIGAGYQSAVAYVNLVCFYIIGFPLGIILGCKTDLHVKGIWIGTLCGSAVQILILIRMTIKTDWEQQVEIAKARLSRWQVPSSQAEESNDQMI